One region of Victivallis lenta genomic DNA includes:
- a CDS encoding DUF1559 domain-containing protein — MKKSRFTLIELLVVIAIIAILASMLLPSLQQARVAARKTACTNNMKQIGSALFMYSGDHEYFPPAKSSEMGNLNTRGWHWLTMPYLGMDNSQPSNWEEAAKRREKGALRCPEIALPQPGLLDRISYSMYGFGPLVVWFGFTPAKAERGPAEQTTTIFATKPGARTTKAESGCAPLTSTIPFVAERALGEGGDSSDIAFQDGNQLGYSSTASKSVVVIRGDSPKGYSYFDFAYRHKGRKNILWFDGHVADVGLDQLHWTGVKL; from the coding sequence ATGAAAAAAAGCAGATTCACCCTGATTGAGCTCCTGGTGGTCATCGCGATCATCGCAATCCTCGCTTCGATGCTGCTGCCCTCGCTTCAACAGGCGCGGGTTGCTGCCCGGAAAACCGCTTGCACCAACAATATGAAACAGATCGGCAGCGCGCTGTTCATGTACTCCGGCGACCATGAGTACTTTCCGCCGGCCAAAAGCAGCGAAATGGGAAATCTCAATACCCGCGGATGGCACTGGCTGACCATGCCTTACCTCGGTATGGACAACAGCCAGCCGTCCAACTGGGAGGAAGCGGCGAAGCGGCGCGAGAAAGGCGCCCTGCGCTGTCCCGAAATCGCCCTGCCGCAGCCGGGGCTGCTCGACCGCATCAGCTACTCGATGTACGGTTTCGGGCCGCTGGTGGTCTGGTTCGGCTTCACTCCCGCCAAGGCGGAACGCGGCCCGGCAGAGCAGACCACGACGATTTTCGCAACCAAGCCCGGCGCCAGGACGACCAAAGCGGAATCCGGCTGTGCTCCCCTCACCTCGACCATCCCCTTCGTGGCGGAACGGGCGCTCGGTGAAGGCGGAGATTCCTCAGACATCGCTTTTCAGGACGGAAACCAGCTCGGCTATTCGTCGACCGCCTCCAAGTCGGTGGTGGTAATCCGGGGAGATTCGCCCAAAGGGTACAGCTACTTCGATTTCGCCTATCGCCACAAAGGGCGGAAGAACATCCTCTGGTTCGACGGGCACGTGGCGGATGTCGGCCTGGACCAACTCCACTGGACCGGCGTCAAACTGTAA
- a CDS encoding GntR family transcriptional regulator, which translates to MVKSSKSDQLYLQLRRRISAMKDGEPFPTVRQLMTEYQVSQSTVTPAINQLKEKGLIEAYVGRGSFVSKKDAGKPHMLLLQHNWPAPILPFMAERLRRAAEEDGFRFEHRIYDYHDDITLTLSNYEADIIVVDGIADDLMTPEQILAISRCPAPVILSRNSVPISQINYVCGDNAAAGVNIANYLFRHGHRKFGLLINEPHLYTVEAFCRGFESCAASNGCSVEVLDCRIRPGERPHRQVAEFMKAYAAGKYDFTALFPISCDGAIQARRYLEEYGVRVPEDLSIISTGTVPRVEWLTAVDSGAEEYSGIIVRMAIDILNHDSQYRRQIEFPQKLIEGSSVRNLNESAALSHKNVAERFAAAQYEKTVQAHNS; encoded by the coding sequence ATGGTAAAGTCGAGTAAAAGCGATCAGCTCTATCTGCAGCTGCGCCGGCGCATTTCCGCCATGAAGGACGGAGAGCCCTTCCCGACCGTCCGCCAGTTGATGACGGAGTACCAGGTCAGCCAGTCGACTGTCACGCCGGCGATCAATCAGCTGAAGGAAAAGGGGTTGATCGAGGCGTACGTCGGCCGCGGCAGCTTCGTCAGCAAAAAGGACGCGGGCAAACCGCATATGCTGCTTTTGCAGCACAACTGGCCGGCGCCGATTCTGCCGTTCATGGCGGAACGCCTCCGCCGGGCAGCGGAAGAGGACGGGTTTCGGTTCGAACACCGGATTTACGATTATCATGACGATATCACCCTGACGCTTTCGAACTATGAGGCGGATATCATCGTGGTGGACGGCATTGCGGACGACCTGATGACGCCGGAGCAGATCCTGGCGATTTCGCGCTGCCCCGCCCCGGTGATCCTGAGCCGCAACTCAGTGCCGATCAGCCAGATCAATTACGTATGCGGCGACAACGCGGCGGCGGGCGTGAACATCGCGAATTACCTTTTCCGGCACGGACACCGTAAATTCGGGCTTCTGATCAACGAACCGCACCTTTATACCGTCGAAGCCTTCTGCCGCGGTTTCGAAAGCTGCGCAGCATCGAACGGCTGCAGCGTCGAGGTGCTGGACTGCCGCATTCGCCCCGGCGAACGCCCCCATCGGCAGGTGGCGGAGTTCATGAAAGCCTATGCCGCGGGGAAATACGATTTCACCGCCCTGTTTCCGATCAGCTGCGACGGAGCCATTCAGGCGCGCAGATATCTGGAGGAGTACGGCGTGCGCGTTCCCGAGGATTTGAGCATCATCAGCACCGGAACGGTTCCGAGGGTGGAGTGGCTGACGGCGGTGGATTCCGGGGCCGAAGAGTACAGCGGGATCATCGTCCGGATGGCGATCGATATCCTGAACCACGATTCGCAGTACAGGCGGCAGATTGAGTTTCCGCAAAAATTGATCGAGGGTTCCTCGGTCCGCAATCTGAATGAGAGCGCGGCCCTCAGCCATAAAAACGTCGCGGAACGATTTGCCGCCGCGCAGTATGAAAAAACGGTGCAGGCGCATAATAGTTAA
- a CDS encoding Hsp33 family molecular chaperone HslO, whose amino-acid sequence MEHVAQDYLSYAVVKEEAVRLAVGSFRELASETIIRHDADPVAGRLLADAFSSAALTGTMLGRGERLSVRFGYAGPAGSIVVDAGSDGCLRGFIRNPHVMEEADSVEVACGEDGATVRSTRSRHGRILRSGESKSAFILPSSALAYHLSVSEEIESELRCEIELQADPAEPVKSALGVLLQAMPGCDLSEFDHMRRKLQMPEAGEILRTRFGSAPEEGVRLLLAFLLERMDLPAFQLQPLPAARFHCGCSAEALRKTALQILGREEIEKLLAENPNPALRCQFCNTEYHFSAADLP is encoded by the coding sequence ATGGAACATGTCGCGCAGGATTACCTGAGCTATGCGGTTGTGAAAGAAGAGGCCGTCCGCCTTGCCGTCGGCAGTTTCCGGGAGCTGGCCTCGGAGACGATCATCCGCCACGATGCCGATCCGGTCGCCGGACGGCTGCTGGCCGACGCCTTCTCCTCCGCCGCGCTGACGGGAACCATGCTCGGGCGCGGGGAGCGTCTGTCGGTCCGGTTCGGTTATGCGGGTCCGGCCGGTTCGATCGTCGTCGACGCCGGTTCGGACGGATGCCTCCGCGGCTTCATCCGCAATCCGCACGTCATGGAAGAGGCCGATTCGGTCGAAGTCGCCTGCGGGGAAGATGGAGCGACGGTCCGGAGCACCCGCTCCCGGCACGGCAGGATTCTCCGCTCCGGCGAGTCGAAAAGCGCTTTCATTCTGCCCTCCTCCGCGCTGGCTTACCATCTCTCCGTCAGCGAGGAGATCGAAAGCGAGCTCCGCTGCGAGATCGAGCTGCAGGCAGACCCGGCCGAACCGGTGAAAAGCGCGCTGGGCGTCCTCCTGCAGGCCATGCCGGGCTGCGACCTGTCCGAGTTCGACCACATGCGCCGGAAACTTCAGATGCCGGAAGCGGGCGAAATCCTCCGCACCCGGTTTGGAAGCGCCCCGGAAGAGGGCGTTCGCCTCCTTCTGGCGTTCCTGCTCGAACGCATGGATCTCCCCGCCTTCCAGCTGCAGCCGCTGCCCGCGGCCCGTTTTCACTGCGGCTGTTCGGCGGAAGCGCTCCGGAAAACCGCGCTGCAGATTCTCGGGCGGGAGGAGATCGAAAAGCTTCTGGCGGAAAATCCGAATCCGGCGCTCCGCTGCCAGTTCTGCAATACGGAATACCACTTTTCCGCCGCCGATCTTCCGTAA
- a CDS encoding DUF362 domain-containing protein gives MSARLLFAAFAPKTLEPANSIGNKFQRLLEKLDLPSAVGNRTVAVKMHLGGGGGFSTIHPFFVRKLIQAVRKAGAREVFVTDLRRDISGAIDRGYTEEVFGCRIVPVCGEDERDFKTFPVEPPFHGMDRIELSGAILKADVLLDFSHVKGHGVCGFGGASKNLSMGAVTDKMRQMLHGLEGGLVWKEEKCSHCGSCIANCPNGAMKFDENGRLDVFYHNCKFCQHCVLICPEQAITMTAGGYLDFQKGMAMTSAKLLEQFPENRRLFINMLMDTTIFCDCWSMTTPRLIPDIGILAGRDIVAVEQATLDLINREELIPKSLPEGWDLLEDRSLHLFERIHHKDPYAVVRYLEELGCGTADYALEEIE, from the coding sequence ATGAGTGCCCGACTGCTGTTTGCCGCTTTCGCCCCGAAAACACTGGAGCCGGCCAATTCGATCGGCAACAAATTTCAGCGTTTGCTCGAAAAGCTCGATTTGCCGTCCGCCGTCGGGAACCGCACCGTCGCCGTGAAGATGCATCTCGGCGGCGGCGGCGGTTTTTCGACGATTCATCCGTTTTTCGTCCGGAAACTGATTCAGGCCGTGCGGAAGGCGGGAGCCCGGGAAGTGTTCGTCACCGATCTCCGGCGCGATATTTCCGGCGCGATCGACCGTGGCTATACCGAAGAGGTTTTCGGCTGCCGGATCGTTCCGGTCTGCGGAGAGGATGAACGGGATTTCAAAACCTTTCCGGTCGAGCCGCCTTTTCACGGCATGGACCGCATCGAGCTCTCCGGCGCGATCCTGAAGGCGGATGTCCTGCTCGACTTCTCGCATGTGAAGGGACACGGCGTCTGCGGCTTCGGCGGCGCTTCGAAAAATCTCTCGATGGGCGCAGTGACGGACAAAATGCGCCAGATGCTGCACGGGCTCGAGGGCGGCCTGGTCTGGAAGGAGGAGAAATGCTCGCACTGCGGCAGCTGCATTGCAAACTGTCCGAACGGCGCCATGAAGTTCGACGAAAACGGCAGGCTCGATGTTTTCTATCACAACTGCAAGTTCTGCCAGCACTGCGTCCTGATCTGTCCGGAGCAGGCGATCACCATGACCGCCGGCGGCTATCTCGACTTCCAGAAGGGAATGGCCATGACCAGTGCAAAACTGCTCGAACAGTTTCCGGAGAACCGCCGGCTTTTCATCAATATGCTGATGGATACGACGATCTTCTGCGACTGCTGGAGCATGACCACTCCGCGGCTGATTCCGGATATCGGCATCCTGGCCGGCCGCGATATCGTGGCGGTCGAACAGGCCACCCTCGACCTGATCAACCGCGAAGAGCTGATCCCGAAGTCGCTGCCGGAGGGCTGGGATCTGCTTGAAGACCGTTCGCTGCACCTGTTCGAGCGGATTCACCACAAGGACCCTTATGCCGTCGTCCGTTATCTCGAAGAGCTCGGCTGCGGCACCGCCGATTACGCACTCGAAGAGATTGAATAA